CCACACTGACCTGAGCAGTTGATGGCAGCGGTGTGCCCGGGGGGGCAAGCAggctgccccagcacctccaCGGGGCACTCGCCTGGGTGCCGCTCGCTCCCGCTGCAGCTGAGGGCATCGTGGAGCAGTGCCCCTGTCCCTGTCCCAAATTGGCCTGGTGGGGGCAGGGAGACAGCGGAGCCACAGCCCAGGTGGTAGCACAGGATGTGGGCGTCAGGCAGGTCCAAGGCAGTGGCACACAGGGGCCTCCACACCCCTTGTGCCTCTGCCTCCACCCGCCCGGCGCAGTCTGAACCTCCGTCCGCTAATTGGAACCCAGTGtaggctgcagcagagagagggtTCTGGGGATGGAGGAGCTAGGGAACCTCTGGGGACCCCACACTGCACAGGGCTGATACAGCCCTACAGCACCAGTGCTTACGAGAGCAGATGATGGCAGCAGGTTGAGTGCAGTTCAGGATGTGGGGAGGCTTCTGTGTGCATGCTGACAGGAGGAGCTCAGTTCCATTGCACTCGAAGGCACCATCCCAGAATGGCCCGGCTGCTGCTCCAAAATGCCCAGCCCCGGGTAGGGCCAGTGCTGTAccgcagcccagctccctgcagatgACCTGGGCGGCCATGTGGTCCACATGGCCATGGCAGACGCTGACCCAGGCGCGGCCCTGCCGCACCTCCAGCCGCCCCGAGCAGGTGCCGTCCCCTCTGGCCAGCCGGGAGAACCCTGCCGGGAGAAGTGGGCTGCTGAGATGGGGGACATAGGCGATGGGCTCCCTGTGGTGCCGCAT
This Numida meleagris isolate 19003 breed g44 Domestic line unplaced genomic scaffold, NumMel1.0 unplaced_Scaffold351, whole genome shotgun sequence DNA region includes the following protein-coding sequences:
- the LOC110391337 gene encoding scavenger receptor cysteine-rich type 1 protein M130-like; amino-acid sequence: MKLRGRWGTIADDVWEMDDAEVVCQQLGCGSAAGAYSASRFRLVDSPIMLAIVDCRGDEAAIWDCNIQGWGPYNGPHDYDTAVVCQGFSRLARGDGTCSGRLEVRQGRAWVSVCHGHVDHMAAQVICRELGCGTALALPGAGHFGAAAGPFWDGAFECNGTELLLSACTQKPPHILNCTQPAAIICSQPSLCCSLHWVPISGRRFRLRRAGGGRGTRGVEAPVCHCLGPA